The DNA sequence GTGGACGGCGGGACGGTGGTGGTGGTCGAGGGCCCGCGTTTCTCCTCCCGTGCGGAGTCGCGCTGGTTCACCTCGATCGGCGGCGCGGTGGTCAACATGACCGGGCACCCGGAGGCGGTGCTGGCCCGCGAGCTGGCGCTCTGCTACACGTCCATCGCGCTGGTCACCGACCTGGACGCGGGCGTCGAGGCGGGCGAGTCGGTCACCCAGGAGGAGGTGTTCCGGGTCTTCGCGGAGAACACCGACCGGCTGCGCGGGCTGCTGCTGGACGCGGTCGCCGCGCTGCCCACCGCGCGGGACTGCCCCTGCGGGAGCACGCTGGACGGCATCACGCTGCCGTTCCCGCTGCCCTGAGCCGGGGCGAAGCGCCCGAAAAGCCGGGCCCGGCCCGCTAGATTCGGTGGGTCGGGGCTGTGCACCGGGCCGTCTCCGACGTTCTCGGCCAGGGACGGAGGCAGCCGGCGATGGCGACGGTGCGCGAGGCGACCTACGACCTGCTGCGCGCGCTCGGGCTGACCACCGTCTTCGGCAACCCCGGCTCCACCGAGGAGCCGTTCCTCGCCGGCTTCCCGGCCGACTTCCACTACGTGCACGCGCTCCAGGAGGCGTCCGCGGTCGCCATGGCCGACGGCTACGCGCAGGGCACCGGGCGGCCCGCGCACGTCAACCTGCACACCGCGCCGGGCACCGGCAACGGCATGGGCAACCTGGTCACCGCCTGGCACAACCGGACCCCGCTGATCGTCAGCGCCGGCCAGCAGACCCGCGAGATGCTGCTGATCGAGCCCCGTCTGGCCAGCCCCCGGGCGGTCGAGCTGGCCCAGCCGTACGTCAAGTGGGCGCACGAGCCGGCCCGCGCGCAGGACGTCCCGGCGGTGTTCATGCGGGCGTACGCCATGGCGGCGCAGCCGCCCGCCGGGCCGGTCTTCCTGTCCCTGCCGATGGACGACTGGGACCGGCCCGCCGATCCGCCGCCGCCGGTGCGGACCGTCGCCACCCGGATCGGGCCGGACCCGGACCGGCTGCGCGGCTTCGCGACCGCGCTGGCCACCGCCCGCGCCCCGGTGCTGGTGCTGGGCGCGGCCGTGGACCGGGCCGACGCCTGGCCGGAGGCGGTCGCGCTGGCCGAACGGCTGGCCGCCCCGGTCTGGGCCGCTCCGGCGCCGGAACGGGCCGTCTTCCCCGAGCGGCACCCGCAGTTCCGGGGCGTGCTGCCGTACGCGATCGGGCCGCTGTCGGCGGCGCTGCGCGGCCACGACGTGGTGCTGGTGGTGGGCGCGCCGGTGTTCCGCTACTACCCGCACGTGCCGGGCGACTACCTGCCCGCCGACGCCCGGCTGCTGCACGTCACCGACGACCCCGACGAGGCGGGCCGGGCCCCGGTCGGGGAGAGCCTGCTCGGGGACGCCAAGCTGGTGATGGCCGCGCTGCGGGAGCTGCTGCCGCCGGCCGACCGGCCCGCGCCGCCGCCCCGGGACCCGCCGGCCCCGCCCGAGCCGGCCGAGCCGCCCAGCGCGGACGCGCTCTTCGCGGCGCTGGCGTCGGCCTGGCCGGCCGACGGGGTGCTGGTGCAGGAGTCACCGTCCAACCTGGCCGCGCTGCGCCGCCGGCTGCGGATCGATCGGCCGCGCTCCTACTACACCATGGCCAGCGGCGGGCTGGGGTTCGGGCTGCCGGCGGCGGTGGGCCTGGCGCTGGCCGAGCGGGACACCGGGCGCGGCCGGCCGGTGGTCGCGGTGATCGGTGACGGCTCGGTCCACTACTCGGTGCAGGCCTTGTGGACCGCGGCGCGGCTGGGCCTGGCGCTGCCCGTCGTGGTCCCGGTGAACCAGCAGTACGCGATCCTCAAGGCGTTCGCCGAGCTGAAGCACACACCGGGCGTACCGGCGCTGGACCTGCCCGGGCTGGACCTCACGGCGGTGGCCCACGGTTACGGCTGCGCGGCCGAGGTGGTGGCGTCGCCGGACGCGCTCGGCCCGGCGCTGGCCCGGGCGCTGGCCGCGGACCGGCCCACGGTGCTGCCGGTGCCGATCAGCACCGACGTGCCGCGGATCCTGTGAACCTCACCCGCCGGTCCGGACGACCAGCGGGGCGCCGCTGCCGACGTCCAGGACCGTGCGGTCGCCCAGCGGAGCGGCGAGCGTGACGCTGACCGGCTTCAACGCGAGTTGCATGGTGCAGGGGCCGGTGGCGGCGACCACGGCGGCGCCGACCACCACCACGTCCGGCCCTTCCCGCACCAGCGGGGTGGGCGCGCCGTCGCAGGCGCCGACGCCGACCAGGTAGTCGAGCCGGTTGTCGGCCACCGCCCGCAGCTCCTGCGCGGCGACGAGGCCGGCCGGCAGCGGGCCGGTGTCCGCCGCGCCGCCGGGCACCGTGCCGACCGCGCGCGGCGCGACCGCCAGCCGGGCCACCGGCACGGCCAGCTCCTCCACGGTGAACAGCCAGGCCGGCACCTCGGCCCGGCCCCGGCTGGTCCACACCGGCGCGCTGCCCAGTCGCACCGCGGTGACGGTGAGCGGGACGCACGGGGTCGGCGCGGTGGTCGACGCCGCGTCGTCCGGGCCCGGCTCGACGGTCGGGCCGCCGGGCTTCGTCCTCAGCGGCTCGCGCGGCCGGCCGTCGCACGGCGGCGGGTCGCCCCGGTCGAGTTGGGCGTAGGCGTCAGCGGCGCTGACCAGCGGCACCCGCAGCTCACCGTCGGGGAAGCGGATGGTGCCCTGCGGCGGTACGGCGGCCGGCATCGGGATCTGGTCCCGGTACCAGCCGGCGGTGAACGCCACCTTCGTCTCCGCGGTCAAGCCCGGATCGCCGCTGAGCACGGTGGCATCCTGGAGCGGCACGTACCCGTCACGCCACTGCGGCCCGGGGTGCCAGCGCGCGGCCACCTCCTCGGCGTGCCGGGTGAACGCGGGGCGCTGGTCCGGGCCGGCGGGCGACGACGCGCCCGGCCCGACGCCGGGCGCGGCGCATCCGGCGAGGACCAGCAGCGGCAGCCCGAGCAGGGCAATCGATCGGCGCATACGGATCAGACGCCGCTCCCCCTCATCCGGTTCCCACCCACCCGCCCGCGCACCCCGCGCGCCCCACCCCGCCCCCGCGCCCCACCCCGCCCCGCGCCGCGCTCCACGCCCGGCCCCGCGCACTTCACCCCCGCCCGTGTCCACGCCCGCCCCACGCACTCCGCCCCGCCCGTGTCCACGCCCGCCCCACGCACTCCGCCCCGCCCGTGTCCACGCCCGCCCCACGCACTCCGCCCCGCCCGTGTCCACGCCCCACGTGCCCCGCCCCACGCGCCACGCGCCACGCCCCACGTGCCCCACCCCACGCGCCACGCGCCACGCGCGCCCTCTTTCACGGAAAGAGTGGCTTTCCGCGCTCGCTTAGCCACTCTTTCCGTGAAAGAGGGCGGGGGACGACGGCGGTCCCCGGGGCGCGGCGACAGCGGCGATGGTCTCGGCATGCGGCGGGACAGACGACTGTGCGCCCCGGTCCGGTGGACCGGGGCGCACAGGTCAAGGTGGTGGAGGTGCCGGGAATCGAACCCGGGTCCTTCGCCGGTTTGTCAGGGCTTCTCCGAGCGCAGCTCGCTATGCCTCTACTCGGCCCCACCGCTCACGCGAGCAAGTTGGTGTGACGGGCCCAGTCGCTGATTGATCTCGCCGCACGGACCCCGCGACCGGGTCCGATTGGCCAGCCTTCTAGCTGATGCCGGCTAACTGGGTCGAAGGCGCTCCCAGGCCGACAGACTCACTACTCGCCTCAGGCGGCGAGAGCGAAGTCAGCGCGATTGTTCTTGGCGCTTATTGGTTTCCGACGACCGATTCTCGAGACGACGTCGGCTTCCTCGGCTCGCTTCCCCTGTCGCTGCGTACGAAGTCGAAACCAGTCACCCCCTCGACAGGCCACCGACGTGGTGGCACTGACAAGCCTAACGCCTCCCGCAACGGGTTTCATCCCGAGCCCCGGTCCGGACACGCCGAACCGGACTAACGTGACGAATCAATCGTCCATGCCCTTGCCGCGCCGGCCCGCCGCCCGCTGGATCTCCCGGTCGGCGTCCCGCTTGGCCAGATCCTGCCGCTTGTCGTACGACTTCTTGCCCTTGGCCAGGGCGATCTCGACCTTGGCCCAGCCGTCCGAGAAGTAGACCTGCAACGGCACCATGGTCAGGCCGCCCTCCCGGGTCTTGCCGAGCAACCGGTCGATCTCCAACCGGTTGAGCAGCAGCTTGCGGGTCCGCCGGGGCTCGTGGTTCGTCCAGGTGCCCTGGGTGTACTCCGGGATGTGCATGCCGTGCAGGTACAGCTCGCCGTCCCGCTCCTGGGCGAACGCGTCGACGAGCGACGCCCGGCCGGCCCGCAGCGACTTCACCTCGGTGCCGGTCAACGCCATGCCCGCCTCGTACGTGTCGAGGATGGCGTAGTCATGCCGCGCCTTCTTGTTGGAGGCGACCACCTTGCGACCCTTTTCCCGTGGCATCGGCGCCACCCCCTTTCCGCCGGCTCCCCGGCCGGCGACCGACGAGCGAAGATCATGCTACCGGAACCACAAGAGCCCTCCCGCACCGTTTATTCCGGCGCGGGAGGGCCCCTTCGGAGAGCCGTGCGGATAACTAGACCCGCAGGTAGAAGCGGAGCGTGACCCAGGCGGTGATGGCGCTGACCAGGCCACCGACGGCGGCCATCAGCGGGAAGGTCAGGAAGATCTCGGACCAGGAGATCGGGGTGATCAGGCCCTCCAGGGCCGCCATCGAGCTGCCGGCCGCGAGCGTCTTCACGCCGATCAGCGCGAGCAGGCCGAGGATGGAGCCGATCAGGCCGGCCACCACCGCCTCCAGCACGAACGGCGCCTGGATGAACCAGTTGGAGGCGCCGACCAGCTTCATGACCGCGACCTCACGCCGCTTGCTGTACGCGGCCACCTGGATGGTGTTCGCGACCAGCAGCAGGGCGGCGGCGGCCATCACGATGGCCAGCGCCAGCGCGCCGTTCTGGATGCCGGTGAGCACGCCGAAGACCTTGTCGAGCAGCTTGCTCTGGTCGACGATCGTGTCGATGCCCTCGGCGGCCTTGTACTGGTCGTAGATCTGCTTGTACTGCTGCGGGTCGTTCAGCGTGATCCGGAACGACTCCGGCAGCTGGTCGGCCTTGACCGCGTTCACCAGGTCCGGCGCGTCGGCGTACATCTGCTGGAAGCGCTTGTACGCCTCGTCCTTGTTGACGTACGTGACGTCCTTGACCAGCGGGTCGGCCTTGAGCTTGGTCTCCAGGTCGGTCCGCTGCTGTTCCTGGACGTCGGTCTTCAGGAAGATCGACACCTGGACGTTCTCGTAGTAGAGATCCTTCATGTCGCCGACCTTCTGGTACAGAAGGCCGCTGCCGCCCAGCATGAACAGCGACACCGCCATGGTGATGATCATGGCGACCGTCATGGTGACGTTGCGCCACAGTCCGACCAGTACCTCGGACAGGACGTACTTCATCCGCATCGGGATATTCCTCCGGCTCTCCGGCGTGAGGTGTTCGTCGTCGGGGTCTTCGGGCTGCCTTGTCGGCTCAGCCGTAGACGCCGCGGGCCTGGTCGCGCACGATGCGGCCACTCTCGATCTCGATCACCCGGCGCCGCATCTGGTTCACGATGTTGGAGTCGTGGGTGACCATCACGACGGTCGTGCCGGTGCGGTTGATCCGGTCCAGCAGGCGCATGATCTCGATCGACGTGTCCGGGTCCAGGTTTCCGGTGGGCTCGTCGGCCAGCAGGATCAGCGGCCGGTTCACGAACGCCCGGGCCACCGCCACACGCTGCTGCTCACCACCGGAGAGCTCGTGCGGGTAGCGGTGCTCCTTGCCGCCGAGACCGACCAGCTCCAGCACCTCCGGCACGACCCGACGGGCGACCGCCTTCGTCTTGCCGATCACCTCCAGCGCGAACGCCACGTTCTCGTACGCGGTGCGGTTCGGCAGCAGCCGGAAGTCCTGGAAGACGCAGCCGATGGAACGCCGGAAGTGGGGTCGCTTCCAGGAACGCATCGACGTGACGTCCTTGCCGTTGACGACGACGCGACCCTTGTTGGGCGTGACCTCGTGCAGCAGCAACTTGATGATTGTGGACTTGCCGGAGCCGGATGGACCGATGAAGAAGACGAACTCGCCCTTCTCGATCGAGACGGACACGTTGTCGAGCGAAGGCCGGGACGCCTTCGGGTACGTCTTCGTCACTTGCTCAAGCTGAATCACGGGTCGAGAGTCTACGCGGTGTAACCGCAGAGCCAAGCCCCACGCCCCTCAGATGCGGTGCGCGTCATCGATTTGCCGGGTCAGACCGAGATCGATGACGCGCTCCGTCCGAGTGTGATCACGCACCGTCAGCGCTGAGCTGCTGCTGCTTCCGCCAGCGGATACCCGCTTCGATGAAGCTGTCCAGCTCACCGTCGAAGACCGCGGACGGATTGCCCGTCTCCTGCTCGGTACGCAGATCCTTCACCATCTGATACGGGTGCAGGACGTACGACCGCATCTGGTCGCCCCACGAGCCGGCGGCGTCGGTCTTCAGGCCGGCCATCTTGGCCTGCTCCTCCTGCCGCTTGCGCTCCAGCAGCCGGGCCTGGAGCACCCGCAGCGCGGACGCCTTGTTCTGGAGCTGGGACTTCTCGTTCTGGCAGGTGACCACGATGCCGGTCGGAATGTGGGTGATCCGGACCGCCGAGTCGGTGGTGTTGACGCTCTGCCCACCCGGACCGGAGGACCGGTAGACGTCGATCCGCATCTCGTTCTCGGGGATGTCGATGTGGTCGGTCTGCTCCACCACGGGCAGCACCTCGACCCCGGCGAAGCTGGTCTGCCGGCGTCCCTGGTTGTCGAACGGGCTGATCCGCACCAGCCGGTGGGTGCCGGACTCCACGCTGAGCGTGCCGAAGGCGTAGGGGACCTTCACCGTGAAGGTGGCCGACTTCAGGCCCGCCTCCTCGGCGTACGAGGTCTCGTAGACCTCGGTCGGGTAGCCGTGGCGCTCCGCCCAGCGCAGGTACATCCGCAGCAGCATCTCGGCGAAGTCCGCGGCGTCCACGCCACCGGCCCCGGCCCGGATGGCGACCAGCGCCTCCCGGGAGTCGTACTCGCCGGAGAGCAGCGTGCGGACCTCCATCTCCTGGATGGCCTTGGTCAGCCCGGTGATCTCCGACTCGACCTCGGTCAGCGCGGCCGGGTCGGACTCCGCCTGGGCCAGCTCCAGCAGCACGCCGGCGTCGTCGAGCCGGGAGCGCAGGCCGCCCAGCTTGGTGATCTCGCCGTTGACGTACGACAGCTGCGACGTCACCGCCTGCGCCTTGGCCTGGTCGTCCCACAGATCGGGCGCGGAGGCCTCCTGCTCCAGGCGGGCCTTCTGCTCGCGCAGCTTGTCGAGGTCGAGCACGGCCTCGATGTTGCGCAGCGTGGCGTCGAGTTCCTTGAGCTGTTCGGCATAATCGGCAGCGGTCACGACAGACAAGACTACCGGCGCGTGCGAGGAGTGAGCTTGCGAGCCCCGCAGTCACGCGCGAAAAGTCTGCGCTGCCTAGTCCAGCGCGTTCGCCGTAGGTGGTCAGCCGGCCGGCGCGGTCTTCAGCCAGGACAGCGCCGCCCTGTGGTAGGCGACGGCGAACTCCAGCGCGCTGGCGTCGTAGCCGTCGCCCTCCTTCTTCGCGTTCTTGACCTGCTCGCGCACCGCCGCCAGCGCCTCGGTGTGGTACTCGTTCGCCGAGGCGTACAGGTTCTTGAGCTGGCTCGCCGAGTGCAGGTTGCCGAACGCGATCCGCAGCGCCACCGGGTTACGGATGGTGTCCTTGCCGGGATTCTCCGCGAGCCAGCGGGAGAATGTCCGTTTCCCGGCCGCCGTGAGCGCGTACGGCTGGCTCATCCGCGGCCCGGGCTTGCCGAGCCGCACCAGACCCTTCTCGGCCAGCACCGGCAGCTCCCGGTAGACCTGGCTGCGGGTCATCGACCAGTACGGCGCCAGCCGGCGCTCGGCAGCGGCCATCAACTGGCCGCCAGTCATCGGGCCGTCGTGCAGCA is a window from the Micromonospora sp. DSM 45708 genome containing:
- the mdlC gene encoding benzoylformate decarboxylase, giving the protein MATVREATYDLLRALGLTTVFGNPGSTEEPFLAGFPADFHYVHALQEASAVAMADGYAQGTGRPAHVNLHTAPGTGNGMGNLVTAWHNRTPLIVSAGQQTREMLLIEPRLASPRAVELAQPYVKWAHEPARAQDVPAVFMRAYAMAAQPPAGPVFLSLPMDDWDRPADPPPPVRTVATRIGPDPDRLRGFATALATARAPVLVLGAAVDRADAWPEAVALAERLAAPVWAAPAPERAVFPERHPQFRGVLPYAIGPLSAALRGHDVVLVVGAPVFRYYPHVPGDYLPADARLLHVTDDPDEAGRAPVGESLLGDAKLVMAALRELLPPADRPAPPPRDPPAPPEPAEPPSADALFAALASAWPADGVLVQESPSNLAALRRRLRIDRPRSYYTMASGGLGFGLPAAVGLALAERDTGRGRPVVAVIGDGSVHYSVQALWTAARLGLALPVVVPVNQQYAILKAFAELKHTPGVPALDLPGLDLTAVAHGYGCAAEVVASPDALGPALARALAADRPTVLPVPISTDVPRIL
- the smpB gene encoding SsrA-binding protein SmpB, translating into MPREKGRKVVASNKKARHDYAILDTYEAGMALTGTEVKSLRAGRASLVDAFAQERDGELYLHGMHIPEYTQGTWTNHEPRRTRKLLLNRLEIDRLLGKTREGGLTMVPLQVYFSDGWAKVEIALAKGKKSYDKRQDLAKRDADREIQRAAGRRGKGMDD
- the ftsX gene encoding permease-like cell division protein FtsX yields the protein MRMKYVLSEVLVGLWRNVTMTVAMIITMAVSLFMLGGSGLLYQKVGDMKDLYYENVQVSIFLKTDVQEQQRTDLETKLKADPLVKDVTYVNKDEAYKRFQQMYADAPDLVNAVKADQLPESFRITLNDPQQYKQIYDQYKAAEGIDTIVDQSKLLDKVFGVLTGIQNGALALAIVMAAAALLLVANTIQVAAYSKRREVAVMKLVGASNWFIQAPFVLEAVVAGLIGSILGLLALIGVKTLAAGSSMAALEGLITPISWSEIFLTFPLMAAVGGLVSAITAWVTLRFYLRV
- the ftsE gene encoding cell division ATP-binding protein FtsE, whose amino-acid sequence is MIQLEQVTKTYPKASRPSLDNVSVSIEKGEFVFFIGPSGSGKSTIIKLLLHEVTPNKGRVVVNGKDVTSMRSWKRPHFRRSIGCVFQDFRLLPNRTAYENVAFALEVIGKTKAVARRVVPEVLELVGLGGKEHRYPHELSGGEQQRVAVARAFVNRPLILLADEPTGNLDPDTSIEIMRLLDRINRTGTTVVMVTHDSNIVNQMRRRVIEIESGRIVRDQARGVYG
- the prfB gene encoding peptide chain release factor 2, with the protein product MTAADYAEQLKELDATLRNIEAVLDLDKLREQKARLEQEASAPDLWDDQAKAQAVTSQLSYVNGEITKLGGLRSRLDDAGVLLELAQAESDPAALTEVESEITGLTKAIQEMEVRTLLSGEYDSREALVAIRAGAGGVDAADFAEMLLRMYLRWAERHGYPTEVYETSYAEEAGLKSATFTVKVPYAFGTLSVESGTHRLVRISPFDNQGRRQTSFAGVEVLPVVEQTDHIDIPENEMRIDVYRSSGPGGQSVNTTDSAVRITHIPTGIVVTCQNEKSQLQNKASALRVLQARLLERKRQEEQAKMAGLKTDAAGSWGDQMRSYVLHPYQMVKDLRTEQETGNPSAVFDGELDSFIEAGIRWRKQQQLSADGA
- a CDS encoding PadR family transcriptional regulator encodes the protein MAESGVNPTAAALLGLLHDGPMTGGQLMAAAERRLAPYWSMTRSQVYRELPVLAEKGLVRLGKPGPRMSQPYALTAAGKRTFSRWLAENPGKDTIRNPVALRIAFGNLHSASQLKNLYASANEYHTEALAAVREQVKNAKKEGDGYDASALEFAVAYHRAALSWLKTAPAG